The proteins below are encoded in one region of Corynebacterium sphenisci DSM 44792:
- a CDS encoding FxsA family protein, whose protein sequence is MTRVAAFGYVLVEAIAFWAVGRWLGFGWALLALAGLFALGVLFAAAQLRAITARALAGGRAGEGPGTIMADTALVILGCLLVALPGFVSTLAGLIAIAPPTRALIRRGLGAAALAWVQRTAGQSLTIVEHYGVRRPGAETIDMPDGVEIPDPDDFRDPPGPDRG, encoded by the coding sequence ATGACACGGGTTGCGGCATTCGGCTACGTCCTCGTCGAGGCGATCGCCTTCTGGGCGGTGGGCAGGTGGCTCGGCTTCGGCTGGGCGCTGCTCGCCCTGGCGGGGCTGTTCGCCCTCGGCGTGCTCTTCGCCGCCGCGCAGCTGCGCGCGATCACCGCCCGCGCCCTGGCCGGCGGCCGGGCCGGGGAGGGCCCGGGCACCATCATGGCGGACACCGCCCTGGTGATCCTGGGCTGCCTGCTGGTGGCCCTGCCCGGGTTCGTCAGCACCCTCGCCGGGCTGATCGCGATCGCCCCGCCGACCCGGGCGCTGATCCGCCGGGGCCTGGGCGCGGCGGCGCTGGCCTGGGTGCAGCGCACCGCCGGGCAGTCGCTGACCATCGTGGAGCACTACGGGGTGCGCCGGCCGGGCGCGGAGACCATCGACATGCCCGACGGGGTGGAGATCCCGGACCCGGATGATTTCCGGGATCCCCCGGGCCCGGACCGCGGGTGA
- the lnt gene encoding apolipoprotein N-acyltransferase: MSRPGPRAAAALRLAAGAASGAALAASFAPIGFTPGGPAAVALLIAALTGRPSWPLTLTVGFAHGAAAALVALGWIGSFVGAGPWLALCALLGLIQMATAAGIRVIRGGRLPGAVSAAGAAAWVIAVEALLGRWPFGGFPWLRLAFGQVDGPLAQLAAIGGAPLVGLAAALIGAGVAEAARPGAAARHRMAGAGLAAAALAAGLAAPHDAGGPGEPVRVAAVQGNVPRLGLEFNAQRRAVLENHVAATRELAEAVAAGREPRPDLVIWPENSADVSPLTDPAAARLVASAQAAIGAPILVGTFSYDGAPRNAMIVWDDDGAGERHEKKRLQPFGEWMPYRGLLRHVTDLVDLAGDLAPGSGDGVVHARGIALGVATCYEVVFDQAFRESAAAGARLLATPTNNATFGFTGMTYQQLAMSRLRAIEHRRAVVVAATSGVSAIIDPDGAVLAETGIFERAVLTSTLPLRDDPTMASRHGAAIEACIAALALLAAAAAVSPARRSQGVAAQQPDARHHPDVQ, from the coding sequence GTGAGCCGCCCCGGGCCGCGGGCGGCCGCGGCGCTGCGGCTGGCCGCGGGCGCGGCCTCCGGGGCGGCGCTGGCCGCCTCCTTCGCCCCGATCGGGTTCACCCCGGGCGGGCCGGCGGCGGTGGCCCTGCTCATCGCGGCGCTCACCGGCCGACCCTCCTGGCCGCTGACCCTGACCGTCGGCTTCGCCCATGGCGCGGCGGCGGCGCTGGTCGCCCTGGGCTGGATCGGCTCCTTCGTCGGCGCCGGGCCGTGGCTGGCGCTGTGCGCGCTGCTGGGGCTCATCCAGATGGCCACCGCCGCCGGGATCCGGGTGATCCGGGGCGGCCGGCTGCCCGGGGCGGTCTCCGCCGCCGGCGCCGCGGCCTGGGTGATCGCGGTGGAGGCGCTGCTGGGCCGGTGGCCCTTCGGCGGCTTCCCCTGGCTGCGGCTGGCCTTCGGCCAGGTCGACGGCCCGCTGGCGCAGCTCGCCGCGATCGGCGGGGCCCCGCTGGTGGGCCTGGCCGCCGCGCTCATCGGCGCCGGGGTGGCCGAGGCCGCCCGGCCGGGGGCGGCCGCGCGGCACCGGATGGCCGGGGCGGGGCTGGCCGCGGCCGCGTTGGCCGCGGGGCTCGCCGCGCCCCATGACGCCGGCGGGCCGGGGGAGCCGGTGCGGGTGGCGGCGGTGCAGGGCAACGTGCCCCGGCTGGGCCTGGAGTTCAACGCGCAGCGCCGGGCGGTGCTGGAGAACCACGTCGCCGCCACCCGGGAGCTCGCCGAGGCGGTGGCCGCCGGCCGGGAGCCGCGCCCGGATCTGGTGATCTGGCCGGAGAACTCCGCCGACGTCAGCCCGCTGACCGATCCGGCGGCGGCCCGGCTGGTGGCCTCGGCGCAGGCCGCGATCGGGGCGCCGATCCTGGTGGGCACCTTCAGCTACGACGGGGCGCCGCGCAACGCCATGATCGTCTGGGACGACGACGGGGCGGGGGAGCGGCACGAGAAGAAGCGGCTGCAGCCCTTCGGCGAGTGGATGCCCTACCGGGGGCTGCTGCGCCACGTCACCGACCTGGTGGACCTGGCCGGGGATCTCGCCCCCGGCTCCGGGGACGGGGTGGTGCACGCCCGGGGCATCGCCCTGGGCGTGGCGACCTGCTACGAGGTGGTCTTCGACCAGGCCTTCCGGGAGTCCGCGGCCGCCGGGGCGCGGCTGCTGGCCACGCCCACGAACAACGCCACCTTCGGCTTCACCGGGATGACCTACCAGCAGCTGGCGATGAGCCGGCTGCGCGCCATCGAGCACCGCCGGGCGGTAGTGGTCGCCGCCACCTCCGGGGTGAGCGCGATCATCGACCCGGACGGGGCGGTGCTCGCCGAGACCGGGATCTTCGAGCGGGCGGTTTTGACCTCGACGCTGCCCTTGCGCGATGATCCGACCATGGCCTCCCGGCACGGGGCCGCCATCGAGGCGTGCATCGCCGCCCTGGCCCTCCTGGCCGCGGCGGCCGCCGTATCCCCAGCACGAAGGAGTCAGGGTGTCGCAGCCCAGCAGCCGGACGCTCGTCATCATCCCGACGTTCAATGA
- the cobJ gene encoding precorrin-3B C(17)-methyltransferase, whose product MSGARPGRLYGIGLGPGDPRLLTLRAVELLRTADVVAYHAGPRGSTARRIAADALAGREAPAIEEELTYPVTAGGGPDYAERMAAFYAEASARLGAHLAAGRSVAVASLGDPMLYSSYQHLHRALAEYAEEIVPGVASPSAAAAALGEPLAEAGEILTVLPATAGEPRLAAAAAAADALVVMKLGGHVGRVRRVLAAAGMLDRARVVARATMGDGWTAPLAEVDDAAVPYFAVAVVPSAVAGRRAAAAAGAPGDGEVVVVGLGPGPARWLTPEAAAELAAATDVVGYGTYVDRVPERPGQRRHPSDNRVEAERAAMALDLAAGGARVAVVSSGDPGVFAMGAAVLEVARDPRWAGVPVRIVPGMTAAQAVASRVGAPLGHDFAMISLSDRLKPWPVVARRVAAVAAADMAMAVYNPASRSRRRQVVELLGIVGAHRGPDTPVVVARAVGAAEEEVTVTTLAGVDPEVVDMRTMLIIGASTTVAYPDGAGGTRVYTARRYGGAPGEAGR is encoded by the coding sequence GTGAGCGGGGCGCGGCCGGGCCGGCTCTACGGCATCGGGCTGGGCCCCGGCGACCCGCGGCTGCTCACCCTGCGCGCCGTGGAGCTGCTGCGCACCGCCGACGTGGTGGCCTACCACGCCGGCCCGCGCGGCTCCACCGCCCGCCGGATCGCCGCGGACGCCCTGGCCGGCCGGGAGGCCCCCGCGATCGAGGAGGAGCTCACCTACCCGGTGACCGCCGGGGGCGGACCGGACTACGCCGAGCGGATGGCCGCCTTCTACGCCGAGGCCTCCGCCCGGCTGGGCGCGCACCTGGCCGCCGGGCGCTCGGTGGCCGTGGCCAGCCTCGGCGACCCCATGCTGTACAGCTCCTACCAGCACCTGCACCGGGCGCTGGCCGAGTACGCGGAGGAGATCGTGCCCGGGGTGGCCTCGCCCTCGGCCGCGGCCGCCGCGCTCGGCGAACCCCTGGCCGAGGCCGGGGAGATCCTCACCGTGCTGCCCGCCACCGCCGGGGAGCCCCGGCTGGCCGCCGCCGCCGCGGCCGCGGACGCCCTGGTGGTGATGAAGCTCGGCGGGCACGTCGGGCGGGTGCGCCGGGTGCTCGCCGCCGCCGGGATGCTCGACCGGGCCCGGGTGGTGGCCCGGGCCACCATGGGCGACGGCTGGACCGCCCCGCTGGCCGAGGTGGACGACGCCGCGGTGCCCTATTTCGCCGTGGCCGTGGTGCCCTCGGCGGTCGCCGGCCGGCGCGCCGCCGCCGCGGCCGGCGCCCCCGGCGACGGGGAGGTGGTCGTGGTGGGCCTGGGTCCGGGGCCGGCGCGCTGGCTCACCCCGGAGGCCGCCGCGGAGCTCGCCGCGGCCACCGACGTCGTCGGCTACGGCACCTACGTGGACCGGGTGCCGGAGCGCCCCGGGCAGCGCCGGCACCCCTCGGACAACCGGGTGGAGGCCGAGCGCGCCGCGATGGCCCTGGATCTCGCCGCCGGCGGGGCCCGGGTGGCGGTGGTCAGCTCCGGCGACCCCGGGGTGTTCGCGATGGGCGCGGCGGTGCTCGAGGTCGCCCGGGACCCGCGCTGGGCGGGCGTGCCGGTGCGGATCGTGCCCGGGATGACCGCCGCCCAGGCCGTGGCCTCCCGGGTCGGCGCCCCCCTGGGCCACGACTTCGCCATGATCTCCCTCTCCGACCGGCTCAAGCCCTGGCCGGTGGTGGCCCGCCGGGTCGCCGCGGTCGCCGCCGCGGACATGGCGATGGCGGTGTACAACCCGGCCTCGCGCAGCCGCCGCCGGCAGGTGGTGGAGCTGCTCGGCATCGTCGGCGCGCACCGCGGCCCGGACACCCCCGTGGTGGTCGCCCGGGCGGTCGGCGCCGCCGAGGAGGAGGTCACCGTCACCACCCTCGCCGGGGTGGACCCCGAGGTGGTGGACATGCGCACCATGCTCATCATCGGCGCCTCGACCACCGTGGCCTACCCGGACGGCGCCGGGGGCACCCGGGTGTACACCGCCCGCCGCTACGGGGGTGCCCCCGGGGAGGCGGGCAGGTGA
- a CDS encoding RNA polymerase-binding protein RbpA, with protein sequence MADRVLRGSRMGAVSYETDRDHDLAPRRMVKYQTDDGDVYEVPFAEDAEIPGEWLCKNGQVGKLIEGEGTEAKPVKPPRTHWDMLRERRSIEELDVLLDERIDLLRKRRRNAARLLKQQQEAEAAEQAKK encoded by the coding sequence ATGGCGGATCGAGTTCTGCGCGGCAGCCGCATGGGCGCCGTGTCCTATGAGACGGATCGCGATCACGACCTCGCGCCCCGTCGGATGGTGAAGTACCAGACCGACGACGGCGACGTCTACGAGGTCCCCTTCGCGGAGGACGCGGAGATCCCCGGCGAGTGGCTGTGCAAGAACGGCCAGGTCGGCAAGCTGATCGAGGGCGAGGGCACCGAGGCCAAGCCGGTGAAGCCCCCGCGCACGCACTGGGACATGCTCCGCGAGCGGCGCAGCATCGAGGAGCTCGACGTGCTCCTCGACGAGCGGATCGACCTGCTGCGCAAGCGCCGCCGCAACGCCGCCCGGCTGCTCAAGCAGCAGCAGGAGGCCGAGGCCGCGGAGCAGGCGAAGAAGTAG
- the cobN gene encoding cobaltochelatase subunit CobN produces MILLLSTSDTDLLSARAAAEAEAHVAYRWANPARLPAGALADLLEGADIAVVRLLGGRRAWEEGVAELLDSPVPAVFVSGEQAPDAELTELSTVPAGVATEAHTYLAEGGPDNLAALHDFLSDTLLLTGHGFAPPRRLPAWGELDRAEWAAAEPAADAPRVGIVYYRAQHLAGNVGYIAELARAVEARGARAVPIFAASLRTAGADLLAELGRCDAIITTVLAAGGTRPAVAQAGGDEDAWDVRELAALDRPILQGLALTGPRRAWADSDEGLSPLDVATQVAVPEFDGRIIAVPFSFKEIDDDQLITYVPDPERCARLAGIAVRHARLRHLANAEKRIVVMLSAYPTKHARIGNAVGLDTPVSTLKVLRALHAAGYDLGDVSAIPGWAEDDAELDGDAFMHAVIDAGGQDPQWLTEEVMAANPLRLPAAAYRRFFDTLPAELREAMTAHHGAAPGQLYVHPDTGDIYIAGLAFGNVVVMVQPPRGFGDNPVGIYHDPDLPPTHHYLACYHWLALDRDRGGFGADAVVHMGKHGNMEWLPGKTVGLSAACGPDQAIGELPLVYPFLVNDPGEGTQAKRRAHATLVDHLIPPMARAESYGDITRLEQLLDEHQNISAMDPAKLPAIRQEIWTLITAAQMDRDLGWESRPDEEVFDDMLMHVDGWLCEIKDVAIRGGLHILGDAPTGEQLAQTVGTMLRARQLWGGEVTLPGLREALGLAEDGSESRTRVDDVDELATSLVRRLIAGEDPEGIAGDLPGGADRAAVAALLGFTRDEILPRLAGTAEEIPRILHALDGGFIPAGPAGSPLRGLVGVLPTGRNFYAVDPKAVPSRLAWETGQALADGLVERYRADHDGAYPASVGLSVWGTSAMRTSGDDIAQVLALLGVRPVWDEASRRVTGLEVIDAAELGRPRIDVTVRISGFFRDAFPHVIHMLDDAVQLVAGLDEAPEENLVRAHVAADGHSRRIFGSKPGTYGAGLLELIDSGSWRDDADLAAVYTTWGGYAYGRGVDGVEAAEDMRAAYRRIQVAAKNTDTREHDIADSDDYFQFHGGMVATVRALTGAAPEAYIGDSTRPDAVRTRTLHEETRRVFRARVANPRWVAAMRNHGYKGAFEMAATVDYLFGYDATTGVLDDWMYETLTDTYVGDEVNREFFDASNPWALHDISERLLEAADRGLWESPDAARLELLRETLLETEGDLEDR; encoded by the coding sequence GTGATTCTGCTGCTGTCGACCTCCGACACCGATCTGCTCTCCGCCCGCGCCGCCGCCGAGGCGGAGGCCCACGTGGCCTACCGCTGGGCGAACCCGGCCCGGCTGCCCGCCGGGGCGCTGGCGGACCTGCTCGAGGGCGCGGACATCGCCGTGGTGCGCCTGCTCGGCGGGCGCCGCGCCTGGGAGGAGGGGGTCGCCGAACTGCTCGACTCGCCGGTGCCGGCGGTATTCGTCTCCGGGGAGCAGGCCCCGGACGCGGAGCTGACGGAGCTGTCCACGGTGCCGGCGGGGGTGGCCACCGAGGCGCACACCTACCTCGCCGAGGGCGGCCCGGACAACCTCGCCGCGCTGCACGACTTCCTCTCCGACACGCTGCTGCTCACCGGGCACGGCTTCGCCCCGCCGCGCCGGCTGCCCGCCTGGGGGGAACTGGACCGCGCCGAATGGGCCGCCGCCGAGCCCGCCGCGGACGCGCCCCGGGTGGGCATCGTCTACTACCGCGCGCAGCACCTGGCCGGCAACGTCGGCTACATCGCGGAGCTGGCCCGCGCCGTGGAGGCCCGGGGCGCCCGGGCGGTGCCGATCTTCGCCGCCTCGCTGCGCACCGCCGGGGCGGATCTGCTCGCCGAGCTGGGCCGCTGCGACGCGATCATCACCACCGTGCTCGCCGCCGGCGGCACCCGGCCGGCGGTGGCCCAGGCCGGCGGGGACGAGGACGCCTGGGACGTGCGCGAGCTCGCCGCCCTGGACCGGCCGATCCTGCAGGGCCTGGCGCTGACCGGGCCCCGGCGGGCCTGGGCGGACTCCGATGAGGGGCTCAGCCCCCTGGACGTGGCCACCCAGGTGGCGGTGCCCGAGTTCGACGGCCGGATCATCGCGGTGCCCTTCTCCTTCAAGGAGATCGACGACGACCAGCTCATCACCTACGTGCCGGATCCGGAGCGCTGCGCCCGGCTGGCCGGGATCGCGGTGCGGCACGCCCGGCTGCGGCACCTGGCCAACGCGGAGAAGCGGATCGTGGTGATGCTCTCGGCCTACCCCACCAAGCACGCCCGGATCGGCAACGCGGTGGGCCTGGACACCCCGGTGTCCACCCTGAAGGTGCTGCGCGCGCTGCACGCCGCCGGCTACGACCTCGGCGATGTCTCCGCCATCCCCGGCTGGGCGGAGGACGACGCCGAGCTCGACGGGGACGCCTTCATGCACGCGGTGATCGACGCCGGCGGCCAGGACCCGCAGTGGCTCACCGAGGAGGTGATGGCCGCCAACCCGCTGCGGCTGCCCGCCGCGGCCTACCGGCGCTTCTTCGACACCCTGCCCGCGGAGCTGCGCGAGGCGATGACCGCCCACCACGGGGCGGCGCCGGGGCAGCTCTACGTGCACCCGGACACCGGGGACATCTACATCGCGGGCCTGGCCTTCGGCAACGTGGTGGTGATGGTGCAGCCGCCGCGCGGGTTCGGGGACAACCCGGTGGGCATCTACCATGACCCGGACCTGCCGCCCACCCACCACTACCTGGCCTGCTACCACTGGCTGGCCCTGGACCGGGACCGCGGCGGCTTCGGCGCGGACGCGGTGGTGCACATGGGCAAGCACGGCAACATGGAGTGGCTGCCCGGCAAGACCGTCGGCCTGTCCGCGGCCTGCGGCCCGGACCAGGCGATCGGGGAGCTGCCCCTGGTGTACCCCTTCCTGGTCAACGACCCCGGAGAGGGCACCCAGGCCAAGCGCCGGGCGCACGCCACCCTCGTGGATCACCTGATCCCGCCGATGGCGCGGGCGGAGTCCTACGGGGACATCACCCGCCTGGAGCAGCTGCTCGACGAGCACCAGAACATCTCCGCGATGGACCCGGCGAAGCTGCCCGCGATCCGGCAGGAGATCTGGACGCTCATCACCGCCGCGCAGATGGACCGGGATCTGGGCTGGGAGTCCCGCCCGGACGAGGAGGTCTTCGACGACATGCTGATGCACGTCGACGGCTGGCTGTGCGAGATCAAGGACGTCGCGATCCGCGGCGGGCTGCACATCCTCGGCGACGCACCCACCGGGGAGCAGCTGGCGCAGACCGTGGGCACCATGCTGCGCGCCCGGCAGCTGTGGGGCGGGGAGGTCACCCTGCCGGGGCTGCGGGAGGCCCTGGGCCTGGCCGAGGACGGCTCGGAGAGCCGCACCCGGGTCGACGACGTCGACGAGCTGGCCACCTCCCTGGTGCGCCGCCTGATCGCGGGGGAGGACCCGGAGGGGATCGCCGGGGATCTGCCGGGGGGCGCGGACCGGGCGGCGGTGGCGGCGCTGCTGGGCTTCACCCGGGACGAGATCCTGCCCCGGCTGGCCGGCACCGCCGAGGAGATCCCCCGGATCCTGCACGCCCTGGACGGCGGGTTCATCCCCGCCGGGCCGGCGGGCTCCCCGCTGCGCGGGCTGGTGGGGGTGCTGCCCACCGGGCGGAACTTCTACGCCGTGGACCCCAAGGCGGTGCCCTCCCGGCTGGCCTGGGAGACCGGGCAGGCGCTGGCCGACGGGCTGGTGGAGCGCTACCGCGCCGATCACGACGGGGCCTACCCGGCCTCGGTGGGGCTGTCGGTGTGGGGCACCTCCGCGATGCGCACCTCCGGCGACGACATCGCCCAGGTGCTCGCCCTGCTGGGGGTGCGCCCGGTGTGGGACGAGGCCTCCCGCCGGGTCACCGGCCTGGAGGTGATCGACGCCGCGGAGCTGGGCCGGCCCCGGATCGACGTCACGGTGCGCATCTCCGGGTTCTTCCGGGACGCCTTCCCGCATGTCATCCACATGCTCGATGACGCGGTGCAGCTGGTCGCGGGCCTGGACGAGGCCCCGGAGGAGAACCTGGTGCGCGCCCACGTCGCCGCCGACGGGCACTCCCGCCGGATCTTCGGCTCCAAGCCGGGCACCTACGGGGCGGGGCTGCTGGAGCTCATCGACTCCGGATCCTGGCGCGATGACGCGGACCTGGCGGCGGTGTACACCACCTGGGGCGGCTACGCCTACGGCCGCGGCGTGGACGGGGTGGAGGCCGCCGAGGACATGCGGGCGGCCTACCGCCGGATCCAGGTGGCGGCGAAGAACACCGACACCCGGGAGCACGACATCGCCGACTCGGACGACTACTTCCAGTTCCACGGCGGCATGGTCGCCACCGTGCGGGCGCTCACCGGCGCCGCCCCGGAGGCCTACATCGGCGACTCCACCCGGCCGGACGCGGTGCGCACCCGCACCCTGCACGAGGAGACCCGCCGGGTGTTCCGGGCCCGGGTGGCCAACCCCCGGTGGGTGGCGGCGATGCGCAACCACGGCTACAAGGGCGCCTTCGAGATGGCCGCGACCGTGGACTACCTCTTCGGCTACGACGCCACCACCGGGGTGCTCGACGACTGGATGTACGAGACGCTCACGGACACCTACGTCGGCGATGAGGTGAACCGGGAGTTCTTCGACGCCTCGAACCCGTGGGCGCTGCACGACATCTCCGAGCGGCTGCTGGAGGCCGCCGACCGGGGGCTGTGGGAGTCCCCGGACGCGGCCCGCCTGGAGCTGCTCCGGGAGACCCTCCTGGAGACCGAGGGGGACCTGGAGGACCGGTAG
- a CDS encoding tryptophanase, whose protein sequence is MSKVRFHGEKQYPLEMHKVRIIQKLTLLPVEDRAEAIAGAGYNTFLLQNRDVFLDMLTDSGVNAMSQEQQAAMLDADDAYAGSATYTRLEDKLRELFGMDWFLPAHQGRAAENIISRVLVRPGTVVPMNYHFTTSKQHIVEHGGEIAELIRPEGLEVTSEHPFKGNLDVDALRRLIAERGAEGVSYLRMEAGTNLIGGQPFSLSNLREAAGVCRAHGIPLVLDASLLADNLHFNKVREPACRDMSIREITREIADLCDVIYFSARKLGFGRGGGILLREEAMYKRMRGLVPLFEGFLTYGGMSVREMEAITVGLEETMDEDMINQGPQFIEYMVGELADRGIPVITPAGGLGAHIDAMAFLDHVPQTEYPAAALAAAIFLASGVRGMERGTMSEARDAEGVEPLADMELVRLALPRRVFTLSQINYAVDRIEWLYRNRGLIGGMEWEEEPEILRFFYGRLTPRTPWPAALVAKFREDFGDSL, encoded by the coding sequence ATGTCGAAGGTCAGGTTCCACGGCGAAAAGCAGTACCCGCTGGAGATGCACAAGGTCCGGATCATCCAGAAGCTCACCCTGCTGCCCGTGGAGGACCGCGCCGAGGCGATCGCCGGGGCCGGCTACAACACCTTCCTGCTGCAGAACCGGGACGTGTTCCTGGACATGCTCACCGACTCCGGGGTCAACGCGATGAGCCAGGAGCAGCAGGCGGCGATGCTCGACGCCGACGACGCCTACGCCGGCTCCGCGACCTACACCCGGCTGGAGGACAAGCTCCGCGAGCTGTTCGGCATGGACTGGTTCCTGCCCGCGCACCAGGGCCGCGCGGCGGAGAACATCATCTCCCGGGTGCTGGTGCGCCCCGGCACCGTGGTGCCGATGAACTACCACTTCACCACCTCCAAGCAGCACATCGTCGAGCACGGCGGCGAGATCGCGGAGCTGATCCGGCCCGAGGGCCTGGAGGTCACCAGCGAGCACCCCTTCAAGGGCAACCTGGACGTCGACGCGCTGCGCCGGCTCATCGCCGAGCGCGGCGCCGAGGGGGTCAGCTACCTGCGCATGGAGGCCGGCACCAACCTGATCGGCGGCCAGCCCTTCAGCCTGTCCAACCTGCGCGAGGCCGCCGGGGTGTGCCGCGCCCACGGCATCCCGCTGGTGCTCGACGCCTCCCTGCTCGCGGACAACCTGCACTTCAACAAGGTGCGCGAACCCGCCTGCCGGGATATGTCGATCCGGGAGATCACCCGCGAGATCGCCGATCTCTGCGACGTGATCTACTTCTCCGCCCGCAAGCTCGGCTTCGGCCGCGGCGGCGGCATCCTGCTGCGCGAGGAGGCGATGTACAAGCGGATGCGCGGCCTGGTGCCCCTGTTCGAGGGCTTCCTCACCTACGGCGGCATGTCGGTGCGCGAGATGGAGGCGATCACCGTCGGCCTGGAGGAGACCATGGACGAGGACATGATCAACCAGGGCCCCCAGTTCATCGAGTACATGGTCGGCGAGCTCGCCGACCGGGGCATCCCGGTGATCACCCCGGCCGGCGGGCTCGGCGCGCATATCGACGCGATGGCCTTCCTGGACCACGTCCCGCAGACCGAGTACCCGGCCGCCGCCCTGGCCGCGGCGATCTTCCTCGCCTCCGGGGTGCGCGGCATGGAGCGCGGCACGATGAGCGAGGCCCGCGACGCCGAGGGCGTGGAGCCCCTGGCGGATATGGAGCTGGTCCGGCTCGCCCTGCCCCGGCGGGTGTTCACCCTCTCCCAGATCAACTACGCGGTGGACCGGATCGAGTGGCTCTACCGCAACCGGGGGCTCATCGGCGGCATGGAGTGGGAGGAGGAGCCGGAGATCCTGCGCTTCTTCTACGGCCGGCTCACCCCGCGGACCCCGTGGCCG
- a CDS encoding polyprenol monophosphomannose synthase: MSQPSSRTLVIIPTFNERENLPLVIGRLRRARPEAEVLVVDDSSPDGTGELAEELAAADNNVHVIHRSVKDGLWGAYRTGFRWGLERDYAVLCEMDADGSHAPEQLHRLLDAVDAGADLAIGSRYVPGGSTVNWPASRQLLSRGGNLYISLALGAGIRDITAGYRAFRREVLEALDLDAIGGAAYLFQTEVGFRVKEAGFTVVEVPITFTERELGESKMDSSFVAASLAEVTKWGIRHRAGQLRELAGRLRRRLGR; encoded by the coding sequence GTGTCGCAGCCCAGCAGCCGGACGCTCGTCATCATCCCGACGTTCAATGAGCGGGAGAACCTGCCCCTGGTCATCGGCCGGCTGCGGCGGGCCCGGCCGGAGGCGGAGGTGCTCGTCGTCGACGACAGCTCCCCGGACGGCACCGGGGAGCTCGCCGAGGAGCTCGCCGCCGCGGACAATAATGTGCATGTAATTCACCGCAGTGTGAAGGACGGCCTGTGGGGCGCCTACCGCACCGGCTTCCGCTGGGGCCTGGAGCGCGATTACGCGGTGCTCTGCGAGATGGACGCCGATGGCTCGCACGCCCCGGAGCAGCTGCACCGGCTGCTCGACGCCGTGGACGCCGGCGCCGATCTGGCGATCGGCTCGCGCTACGTGCCGGGCGGGTCCACGGTGAACTGGCCGGCCAGCCGGCAGCTGCTCTCGCGGGGCGGCAACCTGTACATCTCGCTGGCCCTCGGCGCCGGGATCCGGGACATCACCGCCGGCTACCGGGCCTTCCGCCGGGAGGTGCTGGAGGCGCTCGACCTGGACGCGATCGGCGGGGCGGCGTACCTGTTCCAGACCGAGGTGGGCTTCCGGGTCAAGGAGGCGGGCTTCACCGTGGTGGAGGTGCCGATCACCTTCACCGAGCGCGAGCTCGGCGAGTCGAAGATGGACTCCAGCTTCGTGGCGGCCTCTCTGGCGGAGGTCACCAAATGGGGGATCCGGCACCGCGCGGGCCAGCTGCGGGAGCTGGCCGGGCGGCTGCGCCGCCGGCTCGGCCGCTGA
- a CDS encoding precorrin-8X methylmutase: MSRYRYETDGAAIYRRSFAIIRAEADLAAFTAEQEPVAVRMIHAAGDVDLAGDIVFSPGVVAAARAALEAGAPVLADAAMVAAGVTRRRLPAGNEVRCALADPRVPGLAESLGTTRTAAAIELWGDALAGAVVAIGNAPTALFHLLEGIAAGRLPRPAALLALPVGFVGAAESKEAVLADAPGLGVEHLTVRGRRGGSAITVAAVNALACAAEIR; encoded by the coding sequence ATGAGCAGGTACCGCTACGAGACCGACGGGGCCGCCATCTACCGGCGCTCCTTCGCCATCATCCGGGCCGAGGCGGATCTCGCCGCCTTCACCGCCGAGCAGGAGCCGGTGGCGGTGCGCATGATCCACGCCGCCGGGGACGTGGACCTGGCCGGGGACATCGTCTTCTCCCCCGGCGTGGTCGCCGCCGCCCGGGCCGCGCTGGAGGCCGGCGCCCCGGTGCTCGCCGACGCCGCCATGGTCGCCGCCGGGGTGACCCGGCGGCGGCTGCCCGCCGGCAACGAGGTCCGCTGCGCCCTGGCCGACCCCCGGGTGCCCGGGCTCGCGGAGTCGCTGGGCACCACCCGCACCGCCGCCGCGATCGAGCTGTGGGGCGACGCCCTGGCCGGGGCGGTGGTGGCCATCGGCAACGCGCCCACCGCCCTGTTCCACCTGCTCGAGGGGATCGCCGCCGGCCGGCTGCCCCGGCCGGCGGCGCTGCTGGCGCTGCCGGTGGGCTTCGTCGGCGCCGCCGAATCCAAGGAGGCGGTGCTCGCCGACGCCCCCGGGCTGGGCGTGGAGCACCTCACCGTGCGCGGCCGGCGCGGCGGTTCGGCGATCACCGTCGCCGCGGTGAACGCCCTGGCCTGCGCGGCGGAGATCCGGTGA